ACCCTGTGCATCTCGGTGGCCGAGGAGAACGGCGAGAGCCGCTTGGCGCTGGCCGACAGCGGCCGCGTGGTGGCCGCGCTCTGCGGCGACCCGTCGCCCCGCATGGCCGCCGCGCACGCGCTGGCCGAGGCGGTGGGCGGGCGCGTGGAGGCACGCGAGGCGGCGGGCGCGCCCGCGCTGGTGTTCGCGCTGCCGCTGGCGAACAAGTCCTAAGTCCCAAGTCCTGAGTCCTGAGTGACCTGATCGCCCATCCTTGGTGGGGCGCCCAACCGCTTGCCACTCAGCACTTAGGACTTAGCACTCAGGACTTCCGCAGGTCCAGCCGCCGCAACGGGTTGACCCTTTTCGGCGGCGTTGGGTATAGGTATACTTCACATCTGGCACACTGAAAAACCACCCCCGGAACACACGGCCGGCAATGGCAGAAAAGATCCTGGTCGCGGACGACGAGCGGCACATCGTCGACGGTTTGCAGATGCTCCTGGCCGACGACGGCTTCGAGGTCGACACCGCCACCGACGGCAAGAAGGCGTGGGAGATGGTGAGCCAGGGCGGATACGGCGTGGTGCTGGCCGACCTGCGCATGCCGGAGATGGACGGGCTGGAGCTGTTCCGCCGCATGCGCGAGGCCGGGATCCCCAGCGAGATGATCATCATCACCGGCTCGGCCAGCGTGGACACCGCCGTGCAGGCCATGCGGCAGGGCGCCTACGACTACCTGGAGAAGCCGCTGAACATCGAGCGGCTGAAGGCCCTTCTCCCCAAGGCGGTCGACGCCTTCCGGGTGAAGCAGGCCAACAAGCAGCTCGAGGAGAAGCTCAAGAACCTCACCCGCTTCGGCGACCTGATCGGCCAGAGCGAGGAGATGCGCGACATCTACTCGATGATCGAGGCCGCCGCGCCGAGCGCCGCCAGCATCTTCATCGTGGGCGAGAGCGGCACCGGCAAGGAGCTGGTCGCCCGCGCCATCCACGACAAGAGCGGGCGGGCGAAGGGGCCGTTCATCGCCATCAACTGCGCCGCCTTCCCGCGCGAGATCCTGGAGAACGAGCTCTTCGGGCACGAGAAGGGCGCCTTCACCGGGGCCATCAACGAGAAGCCCGGGTGCTTCGAGCTGGCCGACGGCGGCACGCTGTTCCTGGACGAGGTGGCCGAGATGGAGGCCGACATCCAGGTGAAGCTGCTGCGCGCGCTGGAGCAGCGCTCGTTCCGCCGGCTGGGCGGGAAGAAGGAGATCCACGTGGACATCCGCGTGGTGAGCGCCACCAACAAGGTGATCCAGAAGGCGCTGGACAGCGGCGAGCTGCGCGAGGACCTGTACCACCGCCTGGCCGTGATCCCGCTCACCCTGCCGCCGCTGCGCGAGCGCCGCGGCGACGTGCGCGTGCTGGCCGAGCACTTCCTCCGCCGCTTCGCCGAGGAGAACCAGAAGCCGCTGAAGGGCTTTTCGGCCGACGCGCTGGAGTTCATCAACACCTACCGCTGGCCGGGCAACGTCCGCGAGCTGAAGAACGCGCTGGAGCGCGCGGTGATCCTGGCCCGCACCGACAGCGTTTCGCTGGCCGACCTGCGCGCGCACGAGCTCATCCAGAGCGACGACCGCGAGATCCGCCTTCCGGTGGGCACGCCGCTGGAGCAGGCGGAGCGCACGCTGGTGCTGAAGACCTTCTCCTTCGTGGACGGCGACCACCAGCGCGCCGCCACCATGCTGGGGATCGAGGAAGACGAGCTGCGCAACCGCCTGAACCGCGCGGTAACGCCGGAGCCGGCCGGAGTCGCGTAAGCCTCTCCATCGCAACAGATCGATCGCGGGCCGCGCTTCCCATCGGGGGCGCGGCCCGCGTCGTTTGTCGGATCTCCACCACAACAACCAACAGCCCAACAACAACAGGGACGGTGGCTGGATGGAGATCGATGGGGCGTTGCGCGCCGGGAACCCTCATCCCCCCGGCCCCCTTCTCCGACAGCAGGAGAAGGGGGAGACCTAACCGAGAGAACAGCTTCGGCACCGGGAGGGATGCATCCTGCCCGCCTTGCCGGCTCCCTCCCCCGGCCCCTCCGCCCGCTCCCGCGGGGAGTAGAGAACTCAGCGTGAGGTGGCCTGCGGAGTGGCGCCGATACCTGGTCGGGTCACGCGTCACACCACCGCCCGACGAGTGCGCCACCGCCCGCGCGAGGCGGTCGAAGTTACCCCCTCCCGTTATCGGGAGGGGGTACGCGGCCCCAGCCGCGGGGGGAGGGCTCCACGGGCGCCGCGGTGATGCAGCGATGCTTCACCTGCATTCCATCAGAGCCTCTGGTGACGCTCGGCCGGTGCGGAGCACGTCAAAGGTTTGCCGCACGATCTTCTTGATCTGGCGCGGGTTGCTGCATTTTGGTGACAACATTCGTTTACCTGAATGTGGCATGCCGATTGCCCTTCCAGGGGTACGAGCGACGGAGGATGACCGCGCACCGAGGTTGCAGGGCAATGGCTGCACAACGTATTCTGGTCATCGAAGACGAGCCGGGTGCGCGCGAAGCGCTGGAGAGCCTGCTTTCCGAAGAGGGCTACACGGTCGCGTCGGCCGAGAACGGCGAATCGGGGATGCGGCGGCTGAGCGAGTTCCGCCCCGACACCGTGGTCTGCGACTTCTACCTTCCCGACACCGACGGGCTGCAGATCCTGCGGCGGGTTCGCTCGCAGGCCGCCCACCCGGTCACCTTCATCGTCATCACCGGCGCCTGCGGCGGCGACGGGGTGGAGCGCCTCCTGAAGCGCGAGGCCGACTTCTTCCTGCAGAAGCCGGTGGACCTGAAGCGGCTGCGGCACGCGCTGGAGCGCACCGTGGCCCCGGCCGCGCACGGCCCCAACGGGCACCCTCCCGCGGCCGCCGCGACCTGACCCTTCCACCGCGGACCCCACACATGGCGGACTACGACGACCTGCCGACCTTCGTGATCGAAACGCGCGGCGGCGGGGGTGCCGGCACCTTCCTGCTGGGCGCGCTGGTGGGCGCCGCGGCGGCGCTGCTGCTGGCCCCGCGCTCGGGCACCGAGACGCAGGCCGAGATCGCGGGCGCCGCGCGGCGCCTGGCGGACGACGTGCAGGGGCGCGTGAACGGCGCGCGCGACCAGGTGATGACGCGGGTGGAGGGCGCCCGCGACCGCGTGGGCGGCGCCATCGGCGGGGTGCGCGGGCAGGTGGAGTCGCGCGTGCAGCAGGCCCGCGCCGCGCTGGACGTGGGGCGCGGCGCCGCCGCCACCGCGCGCGGCGAGCTGCAGCGCCGGGTGGACGACGCCAAGCGCGCCTACCGCAGCACGCTGGGCCGCAACGGCGACGGCGGCGACGCGGGCGAGGAGGCGGACGCCGGCCCGGCGGCCGCGAGCGCCGAGATCGTGGTCACCGAGGTCACCACCGAGGAGGACCGGGGCGACCTGGCCTGATGCGGTCGACACGCGCGCCCGCCGACCGCGAGGTCTGAGCGATGTCTACCGTGGAGCGCAGGCGCTGGATGCGCCGGGTGAACGTGCCGAGGGCCGCCGTGGCGGCCCTCGCACGCTTTGCGCGCTACGGCGGCGACTTCGTGGGCCACCTGTACCGCAAGGCGGGCGAGGACGAGATCTTCTTCCTGGCCGGCGGTATCGCCTTCGACGTGCTGTTCGCGGCCGTTCCCTTCCTGCTCATGCTGGTGGGGATCTTCGGCATCGTGCTGGCGCGCGTGGTCACCGACCCGCGCAAGGCCGCGGTCGACTACATCGTCACCATCCTCCCCCCCACCGAGTCGGTCGTCCGCCGCAGCTACCAGATCGTGGACGCGGTGCTGGCCGGGCGCACCAGCTTCGGGGTCGTGGGCCTGGTGCTCTTCCTCTGGATCTCGTCGCGCCTCATCGCCACGCTGCGCACCTCGCTGAAGGAGATCTTCGACCTCCCCGAGGAGCGCGGCATCGTGGAGGGGAAGGTGTTCGACCTGCAGATGATGCTGGTCGCCGGGACGCTCTTCGTGGCGAACACCGGGATCACGGTGATCCTGGACGCGGCGCAGAACCTGGGGGTGCGGCTGATCGGCACGCGGTGGATCGACATGCAGACGGTGCAGCTGGTGTGGGCGCGGCTGCTGGCGTTCCTCTTCATCTTCCTGATGTTCCTGCTCATCTACCGCTATCTTCCCAAGCGGCGCACGCCCTGGCGGATGGCGATGGTGGCGGCGGTGTTCACCTCGCTGGCGTGGGAGCTGCTCAAGGGGCTGTTCGCCATCTACGTGCTGCACGCCGGCAGCTGGCAGCAGGTGTACGGCGTGCTGGTGACGCCCATCATCCTGGTGCTGTGGATCTACTACTCGGCGGTGGTGTTCATACTGGGCGGCGAGATCGCCCACGTGTACGACCTGATGCGCATGCGGCGGCTGCAGCGCGAGCTTCTGGAATAACAGTACGAAAGTACGGGAGTACGATGAAGTTTCCTGCGAAGGTCCTGGTTTCGTTCGCCGCCGCGGCGCTCGCGGCGGCTTTCGGCGCGCGGACGGCGGCGGCGCAGCTGCCGCTGGAGC
The DNA window shown above is from Longimicrobium sp. and carries:
- a CDS encoding sigma-54 dependent transcriptional regulator, giving the protein MAEKILVADDERHIVDGLQMLLADDGFEVDTATDGKKAWEMVSQGGYGVVLADLRMPEMDGLELFRRMREAGIPSEMIIITGSASVDTAVQAMRQGAYDYLEKPLNIERLKALLPKAVDAFRVKQANKQLEEKLKNLTRFGDLIGQSEEMRDIYSMIEAAAPSAASIFIVGESGTGKELVARAIHDKSGRAKGPFIAINCAAFPREILENELFGHEKGAFTGAINEKPGCFELADGGTLFLDEVAEMEADIQVKLLRALEQRSFRRLGGKKEIHVDIRVVSATNKVIQKALDSGELREDLYHRLAVIPLTLPPLRERRGDVRVLAEHFLRRFAEENQKPLKGFSADALEFINTYRWPGNVRELKNALERAVILARTDSVSLADLRAHELIQSDDREIRLPVGTPLEQAERTLVLKTFSFVDGDHQRAATMLGIEEDELRNRLNRAVTPEPAGVA
- a CDS encoding YtxH domain-containing protein, yielding MADYDDLPTFVIETRGGGGAGTFLLGALVGAAAALLLAPRSGTETQAEIAGAARRLADDVQGRVNGARDQVMTRVEGARDRVGGAIGGVRGQVESRVQQARAALDVGRGAAATARGELQRRVDDAKRAYRSTLGRNGDGGDAGEEADAGPAAASAEIVVTEVTTEEDRGDLA
- a CDS encoding YihY/virulence factor BrkB family protein yields the protein MSTVERRRWMRRVNVPRAAVAALARFARYGGDFVGHLYRKAGEDEIFFLAGGIAFDVLFAAVPFLLMLVGIFGIVLARVVTDPRKAAVDYIVTILPPTESVVRRSYQIVDAVLAGRTSFGVVGLVLFLWISSRLIATLRTSLKEIFDLPEERGIVEGKVFDLQMMLVAGTLFVANTGITVILDAAQNLGVRLIGTRWIDMQTVQLVWARLLAFLFIFLMFLLIYRYLPKRRTPWRMAMVAAVFTSLAWELLKGLFAIYVLHAGSWQQVYGVLVTPIILVLWIYYSAVVFILGGEIAHVYDLMRMRRLQRELLE
- a CDS encoding response regulator translates to MAAQRILVIEDEPGAREALESLLSEEGYTVASAENGESGMRRLSEFRPDTVVCDFYLPDTDGLQILRRVRSQAAHPVTFIVITGACGGDGVERLLKREADFFLQKPVDLKRLRHALERTVAPAAHGPNGHPPAAAAT